One genomic window of Candidatus Kuenenia stuttgartiensis includes the following:
- a CDS encoding PAS domain-containing hybrid sensor histidine kinase/response regulator: MHINLSQLSAVEITKFSKNIKDKCSGHAFMEESVQEATKLFYNSFVTGNGSSSFALVHVFKSCFYQELPDDVQSYIQNKVTTKSIVSQSRYLTLLGTCGDLDAWCDRKKSGNHIAFPMDEPQLSHKYPMIAALLTQIGEYPLCEVNAGIDFLKNDQHKNYGLYCIEDAGDMMSIPDQTNFVNTHSIKSVVGFGGKFSSGNVYAIIIFSKELIRKNTAKSFLAINPAIKQIMLPFEIEGNIFKNSLHAPNSNGISINNDESGINTKQFHKNSIDYHKKYLIEREMSAAIQAELDMTNECMIEVTEDLKRANKSLEDEIIKRLQAENELQQSQSQLQAVFDNAAACIYIKDIEGKHLFINKQYEKVFHITGDTIKGKTVYDIFPREMAEALHKTDQKVLESKTPMEFEEIVLHDDVPHTYLSIKFPLYASNDVPYGVCGISTDITQRKEMEIELKKMNALLKQDAGEYAERLGKQHIELAMESQERKKTESALQESEKRFRVMFDQAAVGFALQEVKTGNYILVNKKYNEIMSNAPLVHPDDRQAVLVNKQKLIDGTIHEFIMEVWFFHENGDTVWVNMTVSPFWQTGEEPDFYMITVEDLTERKKAIAALEESNEKIQLLLNSTGEGIYGIDEQGICTFANTACVKLLGYETPHQLIGNQMHKMIHHTHRDGMPYPIEECNVFQAYQKGESIHVIDDIAWRADGSFFPVEYRSYPIYKNNKNIGAVVTFQDITARKRMEKELLHSKKMQALGTITSGVAHEVNNILAAIDGNIQMLMRQNKGRKMLLDSLKIVHKYVKDGAEIVRRLNEFTKKNEDSPGYVPVDLAELTRHVVRFLSPRWQDMAQGTGIKYRINTDGLKKVRDIKGNPSELREVVLNIITNALDAMPKGGTLCFNIWEDEDNVNLSISDTGAGMTEEVISKIFDPFFTSKEKGTGLGLSVVYGIVKRHGGVIHVSSTVGMGSVFLLSFPSKKEVYTVEEAQIIGTKKGMMEDNVLVLDDANTVSDAVLEYGGGNKILVIEDELVIGKVLCNFLTEGGYVVEYCNNGADALDKLKQYKYDIVLCDLGMPGVSGWDIMNAVEMLQEKPKVGIITGFLNTADTFPDNKIKANFIINKPFDLEVVLEHIQQIL, translated from the coding sequence ATGCATATAAATCTCAGCCAATTATCGGCAGTTGAAATAACGAAATTCTCCAAAAACATTAAAGATAAATGTAGTGGACATGCGTTTATGGAAGAATCGGTTCAGGAGGCAACAAAGCTTTTTTACAATTCATTTGTTACCGGTAACGGAAGCAGTTCTTTTGCATTAGTACACGTTTTTAAATCATGTTTTTACCAGGAACTTCCGGATGATGTTCAGTCATATATACAAAACAAGGTAACAACGAAATCAATAGTTTCACAAAGCAGGTATTTGACTTTATTAGGGACATGCGGCGATTTGGATGCATGGTGTGATAGAAAAAAATCCGGAAATCATATTGCCTTTCCCATGGATGAACCGCAATTGTCTCACAAATATCCTATGATCGCTGCGCTTTTAACGCAAATAGGAGAATATCCTCTTTGTGAAGTAAATGCGGGAATAGATTTCCTCAAAAATGACCAACATAAAAATTATGGGTTATATTGTATTGAAGATGCGGGAGACATGATGTCAATTCCGGATCAAACAAATTTTGTGAATACCCATTCCATAAAATCAGTTGTCGGGTTTGGTGGAAAATTTTCTTCAGGCAATGTCTATGCGATTATCATCTTTTCCAAAGAGTTAATTCGTAAAAATACCGCAAAATCATTTCTCGCCATCAATCCCGCGATAAAGCAGATTATGCTGCCGTTTGAAATAGAGGGCAATATATTTAAAAATAGCCTGCACGCACCGAATTCAAATGGAATAAGCATTAATAATGATGAATCAGGCATAAACACCAAACAGTTTCATAAAAATAGTATTGATTACCACAAGAAATACCTTATTGAAAGAGAAATGTCTGCCGCCATCCAGGCTGAACTGGATATGACAAATGAGTGCATGATTGAGGTGACAGAGGACTTGAAAAGGGCAAACAAAAGCCTGGAAGATGAAATCATTAAACGGCTTCAGGCGGAAAACGAACTGCAACAAAGTCAGAGTCAATTACAAGCAGTGTTTGATAATGCCGCAGCGTGCATTTACATAAAAGATATTGAGGGTAAGCACCTGTTTATTAATAAGCAATATGAAAAGGTGTTTCACATTACCGGGGATACGATAAAAGGGAAAACAGTTTACGATATATTCCCACGGGAGATGGCGGAGGCATTACATAAGACCGATCAAAAAGTGCTTGAGTCGAAAACTCCTATGGAATTTGAAGAAATTGTTCTCCATGATGACGTCCCTCACACCTATCTATCAATAAAATTTCCGTTATATGCTTCAAATGACGTCCCTTACGGGGTGTGCGGGATTTCGACGGATATTACACAGCGCAAGGAAATGGAGATAGAACTTAAAAAAATGAATGCACTTCTCAAACAGGATGCCGGGGAATATGCTGAAAGGCTGGGAAAACAGCATATTGAACTGGCAATGGAATCGCAAGAACGGAAAAAGACTGAATCCGCCCTGCAGGAAAGTGAAAAGCGTTTTCGCGTAATGTTTGATCAGGCTGCAGTGGGTTTTGCGCTTCAGGAAGTAAAGACTGGCAATTATATTTTAGTTAATAAAAAATACAATGAAATTATGAGTAACGCACCGCTTGTCCATCCTGATGACCGGCAGGCAGTTTTAGTAAACAAACAAAAATTAATTGACGGTACGATTCATGAATTTATTATGGAAGTGTGGTTTTTTCACGAGAATGGGGATACTGTGTGGGTGAACATGACGGTATCGCCCTTTTGGCAAACAGGAGAGGAACCTGATTTTTACATGATAACGGTGGAAGACCTTACTGAACGTAAGAAGGCGATAGCTGCGCTTGAGGAAAGTAATGAAAAAATCCAACTGTTACTTAACTCCACAGGGGAAGGTATTTATGGTATAGACGAGCAGGGCATATGCACGTTTGCAAATACTGCTTGCGTTAAATTGCTTGGATATGAGACCCCGCATCAGCTTATAGGAAATCAAATGCATAAAATGATTCATCATACCCACCGGGACGGCATGCCGTATCCCATTGAGGAATGTAATGTTTTTCAGGCGTACCAGAAAGGCGAAAGTATTCACGTCATTGATGATATTGCATGGCGTGCCGATGGATCGTTTTTCCCTGTAGAGTATCGGTCATACCCGATATATAAAAATAATAAAAATATCGGAGCGGTTGTTACTTTTCAGGATATTACTGCACGAAAACGCATGGAGAAAGAGCTTTTACATTCGAAAAAAATGCAGGCCCTCGGAACAATTACTTCCGGTGTTGCACATGAGGTGAATAATATCCTTGCGGCTATTGACGGCAATATACAGATGTTAATGAGACAGAATAAAGGCCGGAAGATGCTGCTGGACTCTCTTAAGATAGTTCACAAATACGTAAAAGACGGGGCTGAGATTGTTAGAAGATTAAATGAATTTACCAAAAAGAACGAAGATTCCCCCGGTTATGTGCCGGTTGATCTGGCTGAACTGACAAGGCATGTTGTGAGATTCCTCAGTCCCAGGTGGCAGGATATGGCTCAGGGGACAGGGATAAAGTATCGCATAAACACTGATGGACTTAAAAAAGTCAGGGATATAAAAGGCAATCCTTCAGAATTACGGGAAGTAGTATTGAATATTATCACTAATGCATTGGATGCCATGCCCAAAGGAGGTACCCTTTGTTTTAATATCTGGGAGGATGAAGATAACGTAAATTTGAGTATTTCCGATACGGGGGCCGGTATGACTGAAGAGGTGATATCGAAAATCTTTGATCCTTTCTTCACGAGCAAGGAAAAGGGCACAGGCTTAGGTTTGAGTGTTGTTTATGGGATTGTTAAAAGACATGGGGGTGTGATACACGTTTCCAGCACGGTTGGAATGGGAAGTGTTTTCCTATTATCGTTTCCATCAAAAAAAGAGGTTTATACGGTAGAAGAAGCACAAATAATCGGGACAAAAAAAGGGATGATGGAAGATAATGTATTGGTGCTTGATGATGCGAACACAGTCAGCGATGCGGTGTTGGAGTATGGTGGGGGAAATAAGATATTGGTGATTGAGGATGAATTGGTTATAGGAAAGGTGTTGTGCAATTTTCTTACAGAGGGAGGGTATGTTGTTGAATATTGTAATAATGGTGCAGATGCATTAGATAAATTAAAACAATACAAATATGACATTGTCCTTTGTGATCTTGGGATGCCGGGGGTTTCGGGATGGGATATAATGAATGCAGTAGAAATGTTACAAGAAAAACCAAAGGTCGGTATAATTACCGGATTCCTGAATACCGCGGATACTTTTCCAGATAATAAAATAAAAGCAAATTTTATCATCAATAAGCCATTTGATTTAGAAGTTGTATTAGAACATATTCAGCAGATACTTTAA
- the lipB gene encoding lipoyl(octanoyl) transferase LipB — MNRKSLILLADMVEYGEAWELQKTLLELRTSGKIEDCLLLLQHPPTFTYGRRYKESNLISNKMCYEKIGIAVYKTDRGGLATYHGPGQVVGYPILKMRSYTNDYYEYLRMLEEVMIQVVSDYGITVDRRKEYTGVWADNAKIGFIGVRIATGYTMHGFSLNVNNDLSPFEYITPCGIDGIKVASLQSLLNTTVDLKEIYERITNHYANIFQTEIVFIENTSPYSITRAIVCI, encoded by the coding sequence ATGAACAGAAAAAGCCTAATCCTCCTGGCGGATATGGTGGAGTATGGTGAAGCCTGGGAGTTGCAAAAAACGCTGTTAGAGCTAAGGACCTCTGGAAAAATAGAAGATTGCCTGCTCCTTCTCCAGCATCCTCCTACCTTCACCTATGGCCGCAGATATAAAGAATCAAATCTTATTTCAAATAAAATGTGCTATGAGAAAATCGGCATTGCTGTTTACAAAACAGACAGGGGCGGTCTTGCCACGTATCACGGACCTGGACAGGTAGTAGGGTATCCTATCTTAAAAATGCGTTCTTATACGAATGATTATTATGAATATCTGAGAATGCTTGAAGAGGTAATGATACAAGTAGTATCTGATTATGGGATAACCGTAGACAGGAGAAAAGAATATACCGGCGTTTGGGCAGATAATGCCAAGATAGGTTTTATAGGCGTCAGGATTGCCACGGGTTATACGATGCATGGTTTTTCACTCAATGTTAATAATGACCTGTCTCCTTTTGAATATATAACCCCATGCGGAATTGACGGGATAAAGGTCGCATCCCTGCAAAGCCTATTGAATACAACGGTTGATTTAAAAGAAATATATGAAAGGATTACAAATCATTATGCAAACATCTTCCAAACCGAAATAGTTTTCATAGAAAATACGTCACCATATAGTATTACGAGGGCAATTGTATGCATATAA